From Luteolibacter rhizosphaerae, a single genomic window includes:
- a CDS encoding YSC84-related protein, whose translation MKTPLHLICRISLLALSSVILSQCAHEPVTQANASNASGAKIAADSRAALQDLYAKNAAARRLGKQASGVLVFPHILKGGFVVGAEGGNGALLGADGSVRGYYQTAAASYGLQAGVEKFGYALFLMDSKEVANLNQAAGWSVGTSPSLVVVDRGLSAELTTKTVDRGTYAFIFDQRGLMGGVSLKGSKITRIKPGS comes from the coding sequence ATGAAGACACCACTACACCTCATCTGCCGTATCTCCCTGCTGGCTCTTTCCAGTGTGATTCTGAGCCAGTGCGCTCACGAACCGGTTACCCAAGCGAATGCCTCGAACGCCAGCGGCGCTAAGATCGCCGCCGATTCCCGCGCCGCCTTGCAGGACCTTTACGCCAAGAACGCCGCCGCCCGCCGTCTCGGCAAGCAGGCTTCGGGAGTCCTTGTTTTCCCGCATATCCTGAAGGGCGGCTTCGTCGTCGGAGCGGAGGGCGGGAACGGCGCCCTGCTCGGTGCGGACGGTTCCGTGCGCGGCTATTACCAGACCGCAGCCGCCTCTTACGGGCTGCAGGCCGGAGTCGAGAAATTCGGCTACGCGCTCTTCCTGATGGATTCGAAGGAAGTCGCGAATCTCAACCAAGCCGCCGGTTGGTCGGTCGGCACCAGCCCCAGCCTCGTCGTCGTGGATCGCGGTCTCTCGGCCGAACTCACCACCAAGACGGTCGATCGTGGCACCTATGCCTTCATCTTCGACCAGCGCGGTTTGATGGGTGGCGTCAGCCTGAAGGGCTCCAAGATTACCCGCATCAAACCGGGTTCCTAA
- a CDS encoding RDD family protein produces the protein MNQLPDTLPPFDLSPKWQRAVHWMVDGFISGLLVHFFCLQLLSLPMPALLDPVVEWLESAKQSRVRLLLIFLYYLVLEVGCGTTPGKLLTGSKVIDIHGGHPTRMQFLLRTLCRFIPFEPFSFLDRDGKGWHDSFTKTYVVRASSVRGSSANAA, from the coding sequence GTGAACCAGCTCCCTGACACACTGCCTCCCTTCGACCTCAGCCCGAAATGGCAGAGGGCGGTCCATTGGATGGTGGATGGCTTCATTTCCGGCCTGCTCGTCCACTTCTTCTGCCTGCAGCTACTGAGTCTGCCCATGCCTGCACTCCTTGATCCTGTCGTGGAGTGGCTCGAGTCGGCCAAGCAGAGTCGGGTCAGACTGCTCCTCATATTTCTCTACTATCTCGTCCTCGAAGTAGGCTGCGGCACCACGCCCGGGAAACTTCTTACGGGCTCCAAGGTGATCGATATCCACGGCGGGCACCCGACGCGGATGCAGTTCCTCCTGCGCACCCTCTGCCGATTCATTCCCTTCGAGCCCTTCTCCTTCTTGGATCGGGATGGCAAGGGCTGGCACGATTCATTTACGAAGACCTACGTCGTGCGGGCTTCCTCGGTTCGCGGGTCTTCCGCGAATGCCGCATGA
- a CDS encoding ABC transporter permease, producing the protein MNFFHRIRALVIKELQSIVGNPSSRALLIMPVILQTLLFPNAATLEVKNASIAIYNRDTGEASNELVQRFAQSEAFTEVIPIHSQEALADSIESRKAMLAVSIPEDFSRKIAAGETGPVQVLLDGRRSNGAQIAFSYLQGIAENYMKERAADAGRAMPSETIVRYWYNPNLDFKNFLLPNLVAIITTIGALILTALSVAREREQGTFDQLMVSPLTPEMVMIGKGVPAILIAFFQATLILLAAIFIYDVPFRGNLGLLYLGMFFYALSLVGVGLLISSICNTQQQAFLGAFSFMMPAMMLSGFASPVENQPGWLQILNWPNPVRHFVEIVKEIFMKDASADRVISLVIPLAGISAVTIGCASAMFRRKTG; encoded by the coding sequence ATGAACTTCTTCCATCGCATCCGGGCGCTCGTGATCAAGGAGCTGCAGTCGATCGTGGGAAACCCTTCGAGCCGGGCGCTGCTGATCATGCCGGTGATCCTGCAGACCCTGCTCTTCCCGAATGCGGCGACGCTGGAGGTGAAGAACGCATCGATCGCGATCTACAACCGCGACACCGGCGAGGCCTCGAACGAACTCGTGCAGCGCTTCGCGCAGAGCGAGGCTTTCACCGAGGTGATCCCGATCCACTCGCAGGAGGCGCTGGCGGATTCAATCGAGTCCCGGAAGGCGATGCTGGCGGTGAGCATTCCCGAGGATTTCTCGCGGAAGATCGCGGCGGGTGAAACCGGGCCGGTGCAGGTGCTACTGGATGGCCGGCGCTCAAACGGAGCGCAGATCGCCTTCAGCTATCTGCAAGGGATCGCCGAGAACTACATGAAGGAACGGGCCGCGGATGCGGGCCGGGCGATGCCCTCGGAGACGATTGTCCGCTATTGGTATAACCCGAACCTGGACTTCAAAAACTTCCTGCTACCGAACCTCGTGGCGATCATCACGACCATCGGGGCGCTGATCCTGACGGCCCTATCCGTGGCCCGGGAACGTGAACAGGGCACCTTCGACCAACTCATGGTCTCCCCGCTTACACCGGAGATGGTGATGATCGGGAAAGGCGTGCCCGCGATCCTGATCGCCTTCTTCCAAGCCACGCTGATCCTGCTGGCGGCAATCTTCATCTACGATGTGCCCTTCCGCGGAAACCTGGGGCTGCTGTATCTGGGGATGTTCTTCTACGCGCTCTCACTGGTGGGAGTGGGGCTGCTGATCTCCTCCATCTGCAACACGCAGCAGCAGGCATTCCTCGGGGCCTTCTCCTTCATGATGCCGGCGATGATGCTCTCCGGCTTCGCCTCCCCGGTGGAGAACCAGCCGGGCTGGCTCCAGATCCTGAATTGGCCGAATCCGGTGCGGCACTTCGTGGAAATCGTGAAGGAGATCTTCATGAAAGACGCCTCGGCGGACCGGGTCATTTCCCTCGTGATCCCCTTGGCGGGGATCAGCGCGGTGACGATCGGTTGTGCCTCGGCGATGTTCCGGAGGAAGACGGGCTAA
- a CDS encoding ABC transporter permease — protein sequence MKHLSLRRLKALCWKETLQIFRDPSSNLIAFVLPLVLIFVFGYGINLDTPRLRIGLLNEATGTESDGFAKALQGTPSMDIRRYEDRKTMEVDITNSKIRGFVIIPEDFSRRMKQSSDTAPLQVVADGSEPNTAQFVSAHINGVWQIWMMQRAEDRGEEMKREISLEPRYWYNPSAESRNFLIPGSITVIMTVIGALLTSLVVAREWERGTMEALLASPITRAELLLSKIIPYYVLGMVSLAMCVLATRFLLHVPFRGGPVALFITGSFFLLSVLGIGLAISTGTKNQFNAAQAALNAAFLPAMMLSGFIYEISSMPAFLRGVTHLIPARYFVSAIQTIFQVGTPWKVLLPDILFLMASAAFFLGLTARLTKRRME from the coding sequence GTGAAGCATCTCTCGCTGCGACGTCTGAAGGCGCTGTGCTGGAAGGAGACGCTGCAGATCTTCCGGGATCCCAGCAGCAACCTGATCGCCTTCGTGCTGCCGCTGGTGCTGATCTTCGTCTTCGGCTACGGGATCAACTTGGACACACCGCGGCTGAGGATCGGGCTTCTAAACGAGGCGACCGGGACGGAGTCCGACGGATTTGCGAAGGCGTTGCAGGGCACGCCCTCGATGGACATCCGGCGCTACGAGGACCGGAAGACGATGGAAGTGGACATCACGAACTCGAAGATCCGTGGCTTCGTGATTATCCCGGAGGATTTCTCGCGGCGGATGAAACAGTCCTCCGACACGGCGCCCTTGCAAGTAGTGGCGGATGGCTCGGAGCCGAACACGGCGCAGTTCGTGAGCGCGCACATCAACGGCGTGTGGCAGATCTGGATGATGCAGCGGGCGGAGGACCGCGGTGAGGAGATGAAGCGGGAGATCTCGCTGGAGCCGCGTTACTGGTACAACCCTTCGGCGGAGAGCCGGAATTTCCTGATCCCGGGATCGATCACGGTGATCATGACGGTGATTGGCGCACTGCTGACCTCGCTGGTAGTGGCGCGGGAATGGGAGCGCGGCACGATGGAGGCGCTGCTCGCCTCCCCCATCACCCGGGCGGAGCTGCTGCTGAGCAAGATCATCCCCTACTACGTGCTCGGGATGGTCTCGCTGGCGATGTGCGTGCTGGCCACGCGCTTCCTGCTGCATGTGCCTTTCCGCGGCGGCCCGGTGGCCCTGTTCATCACCGGCAGCTTTTTCCTGCTGAGTGTGCTCGGCATCGGCCTGGCGATTTCCACCGGGACGAAGAACCAGTTCAACGCGGCGCAGGCGGCCCTGAATGCGGCCTTCCTGCCGGCGATGATGCTCTCGGGCTTCATCTATGAGATTTCGAGCATGCCGGCATTCCTGCGCGGGGTGACCCACCTGATCCCGGCGCGCTACTTCGTCTCGGCTATCCAGACGATTTTCCAAGTGGGCACACCGTGGAAGGTGCTGCTGCCGGACATCCTGTTCCTGATGGCCTCCGCGGCATTTTTCCTGGGGCTGACGGCGCGTCTGACGAAACGCCGTATGGAATGA